One genomic window of [Clostridium] scindens ATCC 35704 includes the following:
- a CDS encoding ABC transporter permease has protein sequence MDKSIGYVIKKDSFVRIEKKEEQIAASYERGLVKDVLHSLKENKLAMICSIILLLIILASVFAPFSSYDPDKQDLMQKLMPPSREHWFGTDELGRDYFTRALYGGRISLSVGVLSMLLSTIIGTVIGTVSGYMGGKTDMFLMRFTDIFMSVPSFLFMVVINSMFPPKVWSMVIILGLFEWCQIARITRAETLSLKERDFVLASKHLGASHAQIIFGHIIPNMSSSVIVAGSLAVARAILTESALSFMGLGVQLPKASWGTMLQGAQVYIMDMPLLAVFPGVFVVLTVFSFNILGDALRNALEPKMIK, from the coding sequence ATGGATAAGAGTATAGGTTATGTAATAAAAAAAGACAGTTTTGTAAGGATAGAAAAAAAAGAAGAACAGATAGCGGCGAGTTATGAGCGGGGCCTCGTAAAAGACGTACTTCATTCGCTGAAAGAAAATAAGCTTGCAATGATCTGCAGCATTATTTTGCTTCTGATCATTCTGGCATCTGTTTTTGCCCCATTCAGCTCATATGATCCGGATAAGCAGGATCTTATGCAGAAATTGATGCCGCCGTCGAGGGAGCATTGGTTTGGAACCGACGAACTTGGGAGAGATTATTTTACAAGGGCTTTATATGGCGGAAGGATTTCATTATCGGTCGGCGTTTTGTCCATGCTCTTGTCAACAATAATTGGCACGGTGATTGGTACTGTCAGCGGATATATGGGCGGCAAGACGGATATGTTCTTGATGCGCTTTACTGACATTTTTATGTCAGTTCCAAGTTTCTTATTTATGGTTGTTATCAATTCCATGTTTCCTCCAAAAGTATGGTCAATGGTTATTATTCTGGGGCTGTTTGAATGGTGCCAGATTGCACGGATAACAAGAGCGGAGACATTGTCTTTGAAGGAAAGAGATTTTGTGCTTGCATCAAAGCACCTGGGTGCCAGCCATGCGCAGATTATATTCGGACATATTATTCCCAATATGAGTTCTTCCGTTATTGTGGCTGGCAGTCTGGCTGTCGCAAGGGCGATATTGACAGAATCCGCGCTTAGTTTCATGGGACTCGGGGTTCAGCTTCCAAAGGCCTCCTGGGGGACGATGCTTCAGGGAGCCCAGGTTTATATTATGGACATGCCATTGCTTGCAGTCTTTCCAGGCGTATTTGTCGTATTGACAGTGTTTAGTTTCAATATTCTGGGGGATGCCCTTAGGAATGCGCTGGAACCAAAGATGATTAAATGA
- a CDS encoding LysR family transcriptional regulator, producing MNTNQLKYFVAVAQYRSFTKAANQYYISQTAITQQIRALEESMNVQLFNRSSRPVALTPAGRIFFLEAKAILERMETAVSKVKDASTGLVGTLRIGYTKGYERSDLSNKLRAFHLEYPNILLTCYRCDTDRLAAGLFNNEYDIIFTWDSTNILQEHTISHKIIERAPLVVALYSGHPFAQRSALNRRELKNEAILYMTPSSTGDSFGDSHFMDLYKEAGYQPNILFRSNDVESILMMVAAEEGISVMPSYITNKLTNADNLVFIPLIGEEEAEEIIAVWKQGELTPELRHFVESL from the coding sequence ATGAATACCAATCAATTAAAATACTTTGTGGCAGTCGCACAATACCGGAGTTTTACCAAGGCCGCAAACCAGTATTACATATCCCAGACCGCCATCACCCAGCAGATTCGCGCTTTGGAGGAATCGATGAACGTCCAGCTGTTCAACCGTTCCAGCCGCCCGGTAGCGCTTACCCCTGCCGGAAGAATATTCTTTCTGGAGGCAAAAGCCATCCTGGAGCGGATGGAGACTGCGGTCAGCAAAGTCAAGGATGCCTCTACCGGTCTGGTAGGAACCCTTCGCATCGGCTATACCAAAGGCTATGAGCGAAGCGATCTCTCCAACAAGCTGCGGGCCTTTCATCTGGAATATCCTAACATTCTTCTTACTTGCTATCGCTGTGATACTGACCGGCTGGCGGCAGGCCTGTTTAACAATGAATATGACATCATCTTCACCTGGGACAGCACCAATATTCTGCAGGAGCATACCATCAGCCATAAGATCATCGAGCGCGCCCCTCTGGTGGTGGCCCTCTACAGCGGACATCCCTTTGCCCAGCGCTCTGCCCTTAACCGGAGGGAATTAAAAAATGAAGCCATCTTATATATGACTCCATCCAGCACCGGCGACTCCTTCGGAGACAGCCATTTTATGGACTTGTATAAAGAGGCCGGCTACCAGCCTAACATCCTGTTCCGCTCCAACGATGTGGAGAGTATTCTGATGATGGTAGCGGCAGAAGAAGGCATCTCCGTCATGCCTTCCTATATCACTAATAAATTGACCAACGCGGACAACCTGGTCTTCATACCACTAATCGGCGAGGAAGAAGCCGAGGAAATCATCGCCGTATGGAAACAGGGAGAACTGACGCCGGAACTAAGGCATTTTGTTGAAAGCCTATAG
- a CDS encoding septation protein SpoVG family protein: MKIETQIKLHSEDAMQKTGIVASGWVEIGDCIKFPVRVMKYTDKTSGEEKSFVSYPQRKTKDGYEVIVFPHDKEARKEIDAAIFSAMKMELLKDVGLPEVEIRVTPIKDQNQENHAVRLKGVATARISELGLTIKGILIKESEKGLFVQMPQYKSDEGYKDIVYATTKTMQEKIKMATMDAHEKALSSPTVSRNSKDNIMNTSRDCQNNGRDKAR; encoded by the coding sequence ATGAAGATAGAGACACAGATTAAACTGCATAGCGAAGATGCGATGCAGAAGACAGGGATTGTGGCATCCGGCTGGGTAGAGATTGGCGATTGTATCAAGTTTCCAGTACGGGTAATGAAATATACGGACAAGACTTCCGGCGAAGAAAAATCCTTCGTGTCATATCCGCAAAGAAAAACAAAAGATGGTTACGAAGTCATTGTCTTCCCACATGACAAGGAAGCCCGAAAAGAGATAGATGCAGCAATCTTCTCCGCAATGAAAATGGAACTGCTAAAAGATGTAGGATTGCCAGAGGTGGAGATAAGGGTCACACCAATAAAAGACCAAAATCAAGAAAATCACGCGGTAAGGCTGAAAGGAGTAGCAACGGCCAGGATTTCTGAACTGGGCTTAACGATAAAAGGAATTCTGATCAAAGAATCCGAAAAAGGACTTTTCGTACAGATGCCACAATATAAAAGCGATGAAGGTTATAAAGATATTGTATATGCAACGACAAAGACTATGCAGGAAAAAATCAAGATGGCCACAATGGATGCACATGAGAAAGCGCTATCCTCCCCGACTGTTTCTAGGAATTCAAAGGATAATATCATGAATACAAGCCGGGATTGTCAGAATAACGGCAGAGACAAGGCACGATAA
- a CDS encoding GNAT family N-acetyltransferase, whose protein sequence is MEEVTFRKAVREDVPLILEFIKGLAEYEKMSDEVVATEEILDEWLFDKEKAEVIFAIAEGEEVGFALFFHNFSTFLGRAGIYLEDLFVKPKYRGNGYGKAILKRLAQIAVERGCGRLEWSCLDWNQPSIDFYLSLGATPMSGWTGYRLTGETLANIVVYNGIRGREA, encoded by the coding sequence ATGGAAGAAGTTACGTTTAGAAAGGCGGTCAGAGAGGATGTGCCGCTTATTTTGGAATTTATTAAAGGACTGGCGGAATACGAGAAGATGTCGGATGAAGTAGTCGCCACAGAAGAGATACTGGATGAGTGGCTGTTTGACAAAGAAAAGGCGGAGGTCATATTTGCGATAGCAGAAGGGGAAGAAGTAGGATTCGCCCTGTTCTTCCACAATTTTTCCACCTTCCTTGGCCGTGCGGGCATTTATCTGGAAGACTTGTTCGTGAAGCCAAAGTACAGGGGAAATGGATACGGGAAGGCAATCTTGAAGCGTCTGGCCCAGATCGCGGTGGAGCGGGGATGCGGGCGGCTGGAATGGTCCTGCCTGGATTGGAATCAGCCAAGCATTGATTTCTATCTGTCTCTGGGCGCGACGCCGATGAGCGGATGGACCGGCTATAGGCTGACAGGAGAGACCTTGGCCAATATTGTCGTTTATAATGGCATTCGTGGTCGGGAGGCATAA
- a CDS encoding pentapeptide repeat-containing protein gives MASKKKKMIPPVLPEEFRRVENTDQILKEFQYREERVAETVLQEITAEEEDYSHLVFSAVKFVNCRFWNCSFERCEFTDVIFKSCDFSGCNLSNTYFNRAEYLSCKGVGTKFAGSVCKNMVFRECNLNYANFDDCKLENLLVDKTELNSSNLTQCKCKDIQWRQAALTNASFFKTPMRGMDFSDSEIKGLVLSDDNQELKGAVVDLYQAAQLSKRLGIIIKDIEGI, from the coding sequence ATGGCAAGTAAGAAGAAAAAGATGATCCCGCCAGTTCTGCCGGAGGAGTTTCGAAGAGTCGAGAATACCGACCAGATACTCAAGGAGTTCCAGTACAGGGAAGAAAGAGTGGCGGAAACCGTGCTTCAAGAGATAACGGCAGAAGAGGAGGATTACTCCCATCTGGTCTTTTCAGCGGTGAAGTTCGTAAACTGCAGGTTCTGGAACTGCTCTTTTGAGCGCTGCGAGTTTACGGATGTGATATTCAAATCTTGCGACTTTTCCGGCTGCAATCTGTCGAATACATATTTTAACAGGGCAGAATACCTATCCTGCAAGGGAGTCGGCACAAAGTTTGCTGGAAGCGTATGCAAGAATATGGTATTCCGGGAGTGTAATCTGAATTATGCGAATTTCGATGACTGCAAATTGGAGAATCTGCTGGTTGATAAGACAGAACTGAACAGCAGCAATCTTACCCAGTGCAAATGCAAGGACATACAGTGGAGGCAGGCAGCGCTTACAAATGCCAGTTTCTTCAAGACTCCGATGCGGGGCATGGACTTTTCGGACAGCGAGATCAAGGGGCTTGTGCTTTCCGATGACAATCAAGAATTAAAAGGCGCAGTGGTGGATCTGTACCAGGCCGCGCAGTTGTCCAAAAGACTGGGAATTATTATAAAAGATATAGAAGGGATATAG
- a CDS encoding SIR2 family NAD-dependent protein deacylase, translating to MTRYQERMDEHRRYARELVSGGQDEALEKALDMIRNADRIVIGGGAGLSACGGLNYMSLEVLKKEFPALARRGYHTLWEALWDDRRTKQQKIGMMAAEVLWACYDFPVIRAYQDLLRMVEDKDYFVLTSNIDRQFHKAGFEEERIFEPQCSASDLQCQTPCCRDIWDGESVWRKIAANMDRETYACREEDIPRCDRCHAPAVQNMRGIKSFIPDKVMWNRIEFEQYIKEASDLRTVFLELGAGFNSPGVIRHPFQRLAYRYPKAALIRMNQEFPKVPEKIKDRSVEIAGDIGEALAQMRRLYERK from the coding sequence ATGACAAGATATCAGGAACGGATGGATGAGCATCGGCGTTATGCCAGGGAATTGGTTTCTGGGGGGCAGGATGAGGCGCTGGAAAAAGCGCTGGATATGATTCGGAACGCTGACAGAATTGTAATTGGCGGAGGCGCCGGCCTGTCGGCCTGCGGAGGACTGAACTATATGAGCCTGGAAGTGCTTAAGAAAGAATTTCCGGCTCTTGCCAGGAGGGGATATCATACCCTCTGGGAAGCACTTTGGGATGACAGAAGGACGAAGCAGCAGAAGATAGGCATGATGGCGGCGGAGGTTCTGTGGGCCTGCTATGATTTCCCGGTGATAAGGGCCTATCAGGATCTGCTTCGCATGGTTGAGGACAAGGACTATTTTGTGCTTACCAGTAACATCGACAGACAGTTTCACAAGGCGGGGTTTGAAGAAGAGCGGATATTCGAGCCACAGTGCAGCGCTTCAGATCTTCAGTGCCAGACTCCATGCTGTCGGGATATCTGGGACGGGGAATCAGTCTGGCGGAAGATTGCGGCCAATATGGATAGAGAGACGTATGCATGCCGGGAAGAGGATATCCCGAGATGTGATCGTTGCCATGCCCCGGCAGTTCAAAATATGCGGGGGATTAAGTCGTTTATTCCGGACAAGGTCATGTGGAATCGGATCGAGTTTGAACAGTATATAAAAGAAGCCAGTGATCTGCGGACGGTATTTCTGGAACTGGGAGCGGGCTTCAATTCACCGGGAGTCATTCGCCATCCCTTCCAAAGGCTGGCCTACCGATATCCGAAGGCTGCGCTGATACGGATGAATCAGGAATTCCCCAAGGTTCCGGAGAAAATCAAAGACAGGTCTGTGGAGATCGCCGGGGACATAGGCGAGGCGCTTGCGCAGATGCGAAGGCTCTATGAAAGGAAATGA
- a CDS encoding ABC transporter permease: protein MKKYILKRLLELIPVLILVSIFSFFIIQASPGDPIDNYVRPGMTEEQIEDIKEEYELDGSMAQQYFRWMSHIMRGDLGTSIHQNRPVVDIIAERLPATLMLMGTALAFSLMIAIPLGLWAGLRKNKRSDNIISLISYLGISIPPFWLAMIGIILFSLKLHLLPSGGMHTVNVNTAADLLWHMILPAFVLSLNNMAIFTRYIRSNTISQLEEDYVQTAMAKGTGKRKILFRHVLKNCLLPIITLAGINIAGLVCGSFVVETIFSWPGIGRLAMDAVGNRDFPLIMGYTMFSCIILILGNLIADVLYAVADPRIRQGMGRDNG, encoded by the coding sequence GTGAAAAAGTATATACTAAAGCGTCTGTTAGAATTAATACCGGTTCTTATCCTGGTCAGTATATTTTCCTTTTTTATCATTCAGGCTTCGCCGGGAGATCCGATTGATAATTATGTAAGGCCGGGAATGACGGAAGAACAGATTGAGGATATTAAAGAAGAATATGAGTTGGACGGGTCGATGGCACAGCAGTATTTCCGCTGGATGTCGCATATCATGCGTGGCGATCTTGGAACATCCATACATCAGAACCGTCCGGTAGTCGATATTATTGCCGAGCGGCTGCCGGCAACTTTAATGCTGATGGGGACGGCGCTGGCATTCTCGCTTATGATTGCGATTCCATTGGGACTATGGGCAGGACTCAGAAAGAATAAACGATCGGATAATATAATCAGCCTGATATCCTATTTGGGAATATCAATTCCGCCGTTCTGGCTGGCAATGATTGGGATTATTTTGTTTTCCCTGAAACTGCACCTGCTTCCCAGCGGGGGGATGCATACGGTGAATGTAAATACAGCGGCGGATTTATTATGGCATATGATTCTGCCGGCTTTTGTGCTGAGTCTGAATAATATGGCAATTTTCACCAGATACATAAGGTCAAATACAATTTCTCAATTAGAAGAAGACTATGTACAGACAGCGATGGCAAAAGGTACCGGAAAGCGGAAAATTCTTTTCAGGCATGTCCTTAAGAATTGTCTTCTGCCAATCATCACGCTGGCAGGCATTAATATTGCGGGGCTGGTATGCGGGTCATTTGTGGTAGAAACAATATTCTCGTGGCCGGGAATCGGAAGACTGGCGATGGATGCGGTAGGAAACAGGGACTTCCCGCTGATCATGGGATACACTATGTTTTCCTGCATTATTTTAATTCTTGGGAATCTGATCGCAGATGTATTATATGCAGTGGCGGATCCCAGAATCAGACAGGGGATGGGCAGAGACAATGGATAA
- a CDS encoding ABC transporter ATP-binding protein, with protein MRQKNAIIEVKNLKKYFRLDSKHMLKAVDDVSFTIYEGETLGIVGESGCGKTTCGRTCIGVYDKTDGQVLYRGKDVHKMNLQQRREFTKHVQMIFQDPYSSLDPRLKVHDIIAEGMRIHKIVHSKQEEIEEVQKLLSQVGLNVEHASRYVHEFSGGQRQRIGIARALAVNPEFLLCDEPISALDVSVQAQVVNLLVRLKKERGLTCMFIAHDLSMVKYISDRVGVMYLGCMAELADADELYENPLHPYTKALLSAIPVPNPEIEKGRPQIRLEGEVPSPVNPPQGCHFCNRCPSVKECCRYEKPELREAAPGHFVACHLYNSKA; from the coding sequence ATGAGGCAGAAAAATGCAATCATAGAAGTGAAAAATCTAAAGAAATATTTTCGCCTGGATTCCAAGCATATGCTGAAAGCGGTAGATGATGTGTCTTTTACGATTTATGAAGGAGAAACGCTAGGAATCGTGGGAGAGTCTGGCTGTGGGAAGACTACCTGCGGAAGAACCTGTATTGGAGTCTATGATAAGACGGATGGACAGGTGCTGTATCGGGGCAAAGACGTACATAAAATGAATCTCCAGCAGAGAAGAGAATTCACAAAACATGTACAGATGATTTTTCAGGATCCATACTCTTCGCTAGATCCAAGATTAAAGGTACATGATATTATTGCTGAAGGCATGAGGATTCATAAGATTGTGCATTCGAAACAGGAGGAAATAGAAGAGGTTCAGAAGTTATTGAGTCAAGTAGGACTAAATGTAGAACATGCCAGCCGTTATGTACATGAATTTTCCGGGGGACAGAGGCAGAGGATTGGTATTGCCAGGGCCCTGGCGGTAAACCCCGAATTCCTGCTCTGTGATGAGCCCATTTCCGCGCTGGATGTGTCCGTACAGGCGCAGGTTGTCAATCTTCTGGTCAGGCTTAAGAAAGAGCGCGGCCTTACCTGCATGTTTATTGCGCATGATCTGTCCATGGTAAAATATATATCAGACAGAGTAGGGGTAATGTATCTGGGGTGCATGGCAGAACTTGCAGATGCAGATGAATTATATGAAAATCCGCTGCATCCGTACACAAAGGCATTGCTTTCTGCTATCCCGGTACCCAATCCTGAGATTGAAAAGGGGCGGCCGCAGATCAGGCTTGAAGGAGAAGTGCCAAGCCCGGTCAACCCGCCGCAAGGATGCCATTTCTGTAATCGGTGCCCCAGCGTGAAGGAATGCTGCCGGTATGAAAAACCTGAATTGCGAGAGGCAGCGCCAGGTCATTTTGTAGCATGCCATCTATACAATAGCAAAGCATAG
- a CDS encoding ABC transporter substrate-binding protein, translating to MKKRIVSILLIAAMAMTMAVGCGSSKDSGSGDKQEASGEGGGTFIVPINTNTVASLTPYNVYGADDLLIASAPCFDPLFIVTKDETRWYLAESLEATADDRCHYQMKLKDGLTWHDGEAITADDVVYTVNVLLDPANTSDSSESVTYNGKTISAAKVDDLTVDITLQEPFSAFESEFGRIQIIPEHVFGGETTIKDDTENLNKAVGSGPFKLKEYKEGDSIVYERYDDYYRGKASLDQVVIKLMPDESAQEAALQSGEISMMRITNQTKLDKYSADDNYTVYNIPEARLNYMAFNYQSPAMKDLDARKAICLALNVDDIISGAYGSEELAIPAKNFCSPENLYYNDEMEGYKQNIEEAKKLAKKSGLTDKPLHYIYNTARPNMKETAQIVQQQLKEIGVEVELEGLEGSEFFTHLFAAWITGETVEDTSWDMATNGMDQLNSDPATKMTSWRGDLVSNGFYVSDATNELWDKASQALTAEEREQYYKELQVQMNEDYAMYPMANTNYVIAVRKEFKGLDEIKRVPIFEDYLKITME from the coding sequence ATGAAGAAGAGGATAGTTTCTATTTTGCTTATCGCAGCAATGGCGATGACAATGGCTGTTGGGTGCGGCAGCAGTAAAGACTCCGGATCAGGAGACAAACAAGAGGCGTCAGGAGAAGGCGGCGGAACCTTTATCGTGCCAATCAATACGAATACGGTGGCATCTTTGACACCCTATAATGTATACGGGGCAGATGATTTGCTTATTGCATCGGCACCGTGCTTTGACCCGCTATTTATTGTAACTAAGGACGAGACAAGATGGTATCTGGCTGAAAGTCTGGAAGCGACTGCGGATGATAGATGCCATTACCAGATGAAATTAAAGGATGGCCTTACGTGGCATGACGGAGAAGCAATTACCGCTGACGATGTTGTCTATACGGTAAATGTACTGCTAGATCCCGCGAATACCAGCGATTCATCTGAAAGCGTTACATATAACGGCAAGACGATATCTGCAGCGAAGGTGGATGACTTGACGGTAGATATTACGCTGCAGGAGCCGTTCAGCGCATTTGAAAGCGAATTTGGAAGGATACAGATTATTCCAGAGCATGTGTTCGGTGGAGAGACGACAATAAAAGATGATACAGAGAACTTGAATAAAGCGGTGGGTTCGGGCCCGTTTAAACTAAAAGAATATAAAGAAGGCGATTCTATCGTCTATGAGAGATATGACGACTACTATAGAGGAAAGGCAAGCCTTGATCAAGTAGTTATAAAACTGATGCCGGATGAAAGCGCGCAGGAAGCAGCGCTTCAGAGCGGGGAAATCTCTATGATGCGGATTACGAACCAGACAAAGTTGGATAAATATTCAGCAGATGATAACTATACGGTCTACAACATACCGGAAGCACGTCTGAATTACATGGCGTTTAATTACCAGAGTCCTGCGATGAAGGACTTGGACGCCAGAAAGGCAATCTGCCTTGCGCTTAATGTGGACGATATTATTTCAGGAGCTTATGGCTCGGAAGAATTGGCTATACCGGCAAAAAACTTCTGCTCTCCGGAGAATCTTTACTATAATGACGAGATGGAAGGATATAAGCAGAATATTGAGGAAGCAAAAAAACTTGCTAAAAAATCAGGATTAACCGACAAGCCGCTGCATTATATCTATAATACGGCAAGGCCGAATATGAAAGAGACAGCACAGATCGTTCAGCAGCAGTTGAAGGAGATTGGCGTAGAAGTTGAACTTGAGGGACTGGAAGGAAGCGAATTTTTTACGCATCTTTTTGCGGCGTGGATTACAGGAGAGACTGTAGAAGATACTTCTTGGGATATGGCCACCAATGGCATGGATCAATTGAACTCTGATCCGGCCACCAAGATGACGAGTTGGAGAGGCGATCTTGTTTCGAATGGATTTTATGTAAGCGATGCGACGAATGAGTTATGGGATAAAGCATCCCAGGCATTAACGGCAGAAGAGCGCGAACAGTATTATAAAGAACTTCAAGTTCAGATGAATGAGGATTACGCTATGTATCCGATGGCCAATACGAATTATGTCATAGCGGTCAGGAAGGAATTTAAAGGTCTGGATGAAATAAAGAGAGTCCCGATTTTCGAGGATTACCTGAAGATTACAATGGAATAG
- the nox gene encoding H2O-forming NADH oxidase, with product MSDRIIVIGANHAGTAALNTILDNYTDKDVTAFDANSNISFLGCGMALWIGRQISGPEGLFYSDKETLEGKGAKVFLETKVSRIDFEKKTVYAMDKEGEEIEANYDKLILATGSLPIQPKVKGMELKNVQFVKLYQNAADVIEKLEDPSIQKVTIIGAGYIGVELAEAFARNGRKTTLVDCADTCLSAYYDPEFCKIMEENLRENGVRTAFGEMVQEIQGQELVERVVTDKDSYDTDMAVFCIGFRPNTQYADGSLELFRNGAFLVDLHQQASRPEVYAIGDCATVFNNATQRKDYIALATNAVRSGIIAAHNACGTPLESAGVQGSNAICIWGLNMVSTGISLKKALELGYEAAAADYEDWQKAGFIESGNEKVRIRIVYDKKTRIVLGAQMCSKYDISMGIHMFSLAIQEQVTIDKLKLLDLFFLPHFNQPYNYITMAALKAE from the coding sequence GTGAGCGATAGAATCATAGTAATCGGAGCGAACCATGCAGGTACGGCAGCTTTGAACACCATTCTGGACAATTATACGGATAAGGATGTGACTGCGTTTGACGCCAATTCCAATATCAGTTTTCTGGGTTGCGGCATGGCATTGTGGATCGGGCGACAGATCAGCGGGCCGGAGGGCCTGTTTTATTCGGACAAGGAGACGCTGGAGGGAAAAGGGGCGAAAGTGTTCCTGGAGACAAAGGTGTCCCGGATCGATTTTGAGAAAAAGACGGTATATGCAATGGATAAGGAAGGCGAGGAGATAGAGGCAAATTATGATAAGCTGATCCTTGCCACAGGATCCCTTCCCATCCAACCCAAGGTGAAGGGAATGGAGCTAAAGAATGTCCAGTTCGTCAAACTGTACCAGAATGCAGCGGATGTAATTGAAAAACTGGAAGATCCATCTATTCAAAAGGTGACGATTATCGGAGCCGGTTATATCGGCGTGGAACTGGCGGAGGCGTTTGCAAGAAACGGGCGTAAGACCACCCTGGTGGACTGTGCGGATACCTGCCTTTCTGCCTATTACGATCCGGAATTCTGTAAGATCATGGAAGAAAACTTAAGGGAAAACGGCGTAAGAACTGCATTTGGAGAGATGGTTCAGGAAATACAAGGCCAGGAACTCGTAGAGCGGGTAGTGACAGACAAGGATTCTTATGATACGGATATGGCCGTTTTTTGCATCGGATTTCGTCCCAATACCCAATATGCGGATGGCAGCCTGGAACTTTTCCGTAATGGGGCATTCCTGGTAGATCTGCATCAGCAGGCCAGCAGGCCGGAAGTATATGCCATCGGAGACTGCGCGACGGTATTCAACAATGCGACCCAGAGAAAGGACTACATTGCCCTTGCTACCAATGCCGTGCGATCTGGCATTATCGCTGCCCACAATGCGTGCGGAACACCCCTTGAATCAGCAGGGGTGCAGGGCTCCAACGCGATCTGCATCTGGGGGCTTAACATGGTGAGCACGGGAATATCTTTGAAGAAGGCGCTGGAACTTGGCTATGAGGCGGCTGCGGCTGACTATGAAGACTGGCAGAAGGCAGGGTTCATAGAAAGCGGCAACGAGAAGGTACGGATCCGGATCGTCTATGACAAGAAGACTCGGATCGTCCTGGGTGCCCAGATGTGCTCGAAATATGATATTTCCATGGGGATCCACATGTTCTCCCTTGCAATACAGGAGCAGGTTACGATTGACAAGTTGAAGCTTCTGGATCTGTTCTTCCTGCCTCATTTTAACCAGCCTTATAATTATATTACGATGGCGGCGCTGAAGGCGGAATAA
- a CDS encoding ABC transporter ATP-binding protein, whose translation MGIILDVRNLRVSYHTYAGEVQSVRDISFQVNEGETVAIVGESGCGKSVTAKTIMGLVAEPPGEIKSESQVLYLGENILEQSEKEWEKYRGAKCSMIFQDALTSLNPTMNIGRQIEENITNHYKVTKKEARAKAVEMLELVKIPDPAMCLKKYPHELSGGMRQRIMIAIALSGNPKILIADEPTTALDVTIQAQIIGLLKDIQAKLGTTIILITHDLGVVASIADKIIVMYSGKIVEKGECSEIFSSYRHPYTWALLNAAPSLEIKNNRKLISIEGTPPDLINPPKGCPFASRCKYCMNICVEAAPPEYDYGAGHKVSCWLYHPESGYQDIDFNKEAED comes from the coding sequence ATGGGAATAATATTAGATGTTAGGAATCTAAGAGTTTCATATCATACATATGCTGGCGAAGTACAGTCAGTGCGGGATATCTCATTTCAGGTGAATGAGGGAGAGACAGTAGCCATAGTGGGAGAATCCGGGTGTGGAAAGTCTGTAACGGCAAAGACCATCATGGGGCTGGTGGCAGAGCCGCCAGGAGAAATAAAAAGTGAAAGCCAGGTTTTGTATTTAGGGGAAAATATATTAGAGCAATCCGAAAAGGAATGGGAAAAGTATAGAGGGGCCAAATGCTCTATGATTTTCCAGGATGCCTTGACTTCATTGAATCCGACAATGAATATCGGAAGGCAGATTGAAGAGAATATTACGAATCATTATAAAGTAACAAAAAAAGAAGCAAGGGCAAAGGCAGTTGAAATGCTGGAACTGGTAAAGATACCGGATCCGGCTATGTGCCTGAAAAAATATCCCCATGAACTATCCGGAGGCATGCGGCAAAGGATTATGATTGCAATCGCGCTGTCCGGGAACCCCAAGATACTGATCGCAGACGAGCCTACAACGGCTCTGGATGTAACGATTCAAGCGCAGATCATAGGATTGCTCAAGGATATCCAGGCAAAACTTGGGACTACAATTATTCTGATCACCCATGATCTTGGCGTTGTAGCGAGTATTGCAGATAAGATTATCGTAATGTATTCAGGAAAGATTGTAGAAAAGGGAGAATGCAGTGAGATTTTCAGCAGCTATAGGCATCCCTATACATGGGCGCTTTTAAATGCAGCGCCAAGCCTGGAGATTAAGAATAACCGGAAGTTGATATCTATCGAAGGAACGCCGCCGGATTTGATTAATCCGCCGAAAGGCTGTCCATTTGCTTCAAGATGCAAATACTGTATGAATATTTGCGTAGAAGCTGCCCCGCCGGAATATGATTATGGGGCGGGACACAAGGTCTCATGCTGGCTTTATCATCCGGAATCTGGATATCAAGACATTGATTTTAATAAGGAGGCGGAAGATTAG